Within Saccharomonospora cyanea NA-134, the genomic segment AGGTGGCGGGCACCAGGGACGTCATCACGGCGCTCCAGCTCGACACCAAGCTCGACGGCATCCCGTCGGACGTGTTGGCCGCGGCGCTCAACCAGGCCCGCGACGCCCGCCTCACGATCCTGGAGGTCATGGCCGAGGCCATCGAGGGGCCGGACGAGATGAGCCCGTACGCGCCGCGCGTGACGAGCCTGAAGGTGCCGGTGGACAAGATCGGTGAGGTCATCGGGCCGAAGGGCAAGATGATCAACTCGATCACGGAGGAGACCGGCGCCGACATCTCCATCGAGGACGACGGCACGATCTACGTGGGTGCCGCCGACGGTCCTTCGGCCGAGGCCGCGATCGACAAGATCAACGCTATCGCCAACCCGCAGCTGCCGAAGGTCGGTGAGCGCTTCCTGGGCACCGTCGTGAAGACGGCGGCGTTCGGCGCGTTCGTCTCGCTGTTGCCCGGCAAGGACGGCCTCGTCCACATCTCCAAGCTGGGCAACGGCAAGCGCGTCGACAAGGTCGAGGACGTGGTGAACGTCGGCGACAAGCTGCGCGTGGAGATCGCCGACATCGACAGCCGCGGCAAGATCAGCCTGATCGTCGTCCGCGACGAGGACGAGCAGGCCGAGGGATCGGCGAAGGCCGAGCCTGCCGCAGCGGCGGAAGAGGACTCCGAGCAGGACAAGCCGGCGAAGACGGAGAAGGAGCGGGGCTCGCGTTCCGACAGGCCGAGGCAGCGCACCCGCCGCGGCGGGCGAGGCCGCGGCGGCGACAAGGGTGACCGTACCGAGAAGGTCGACAAGCAGGCGGGCGAGGGCGGTCCCGCCGACGTCGAGTAACGACACCCGCGAAGTCCCCTACACACAAACGAACGACCTCGAACGGCCCGTCGCCGACCACACCGGCGGTGACGGGCCGTTCGGGTGAGGTGAGTCGACGAAGTCATGGCGCGACAGATTGCCGGACACCTTCAACCCATCGGTTCCACCCGCACCCTCGACTCGGGCTCGGGTGTCGTCAAGCGCACGGTGTTGCCCGGCGGACTGCGGGTGATCACCGAGTCGGTGCCGGGGGTGCGCTCGGCGACGCTGGGCCTGTGGGTCGGGATCGGATCCCGTGACGAGCAACCACGTGTTGCCGGAGCGGCACACTACCTCGAACACCTGCTGTTCAAGGGCACGGCGCGGCGCGACGCCACCCAGATCGCGGAGGAGATCGACGCGGTCGGTGGGGAGATGAACGCCTTCACCGCCAAGGAACACACGTGTTTCTACGCCCAGGTACTGGACGAGGACCTGGAACTGGCGGTGGACCTCATCACCGACGTCGTCTTCCAGGCGACGTGCGCCGAGACCGACGTGGAAACCGAACGGCGCGTGGTGCTCGAGGAGATCGCCATGCGCGACGACGATCCCGAGGACCTGCTACACGAGACGTTCGTGCGAACGATCATGCCCGGGCACCCGCTCGGCCGGTCGGTTCTCGGCACCGAACAGTCCATCTCGGACATGGCTCCTGCGGCCCTGCGTGGTTTCTACCGTCGACGTTACCGTCCACATCAGATGGTGCTCGCGGTGGCGGGCAACGTGGAGCACAAGGACGTGGTGCGGCTCGTCCGCTCGGCGCTGCGCGACCGGCTGTCCGGTTCGGAGGCGCCGACGGAGCCGAGGGCGGGCCGGGCCCGGTTCGGTCGATCGCCCCGGCTGGCGCTGCACAGTGACGACACCGAGCAGGCACACCTCATGCTGGGAGTCCGTACGCCGGGCAGGCACGACGATCGGCGGTACACGCTGTCGGTGCTCAACGCCGCCCTCGGTGGTGGCCTGAGTTCCCGGCTGTTCCAGGAGATCCGCGAGCGCCGGGGTCTCGCGTACCAGGTGTACTCGTCGGTGGCGAGCTACGCCGACGCCGGGCACCTCGACGTGTACGTGGGTTGCCAGCCCGACCGGCTCGGTGAGGTGGCCGGAGTCGTGGGCGAGGTCCTCGCCGAGGTGGCCGAACACGGGCTCACCGACGCGGA encodes:
- a CDS encoding M16 family metallopeptidase — protein: MARQIAGHLQPIGSTRTLDSGSGVVKRTVLPGGLRVITESVPGVRSATLGLWVGIGSRDEQPRVAGAAHYLEHLLFKGTARRDATQIAEEIDAVGGEMNAFTAKEHTCFYAQVLDEDLELAVDLITDVVFQATCAETDVETERRVVLEEIAMRDDDPEDLLHETFVRTIMPGHPLGRSVLGTEQSISDMAPAALRGFYRRRYRPHQMVLAVAGNVEHKDVVRLVRSALRDRLSGSEAPTEPRAGRARFGRSPRLALHSDDTEQAHLMLGVRTPGRHDDRRYTLSVLNAALGGGLSSRLFQEIRERRGLAYQVYSSVASYADAGHLDVYVGCQPDRLGEVAGVVGEVLAEVAEHGLTDAEVARAKGQLRGGLVLGLEDTASRMFRLGKNELNYGRYQSVSDTVSRIDEVTAEDVAELARTLLRRPGGRSAVAVVGPYAHTDELPDELHEVMA